AATCAGTTTACTACCCTCCCTTCAGCTCTTCTCAACATGCCAAATCTAGAGTGGTTAGATATGGGGGGAAATAAACTCCAGGAGCTTCCTGATGCAATTGACAGGTAAGTACAGTTCAAAGATCACATCTTAGTCTGAATTCTGCTGCACTGAAATTCTAATGGTTAAATTCatcaaaagattattttaatattaccCTCAAAGCAAACTTAGGATTTATCAGCCCTAATGCATTTTTGATAAATTGGAATAATCAATTCTATAAACAAGTAATAAATTTGCTATCAGTTATcaagttaaatgttttttaCCAATGAATTTTTTTGAGATTTTAGTATTCTTTATGTGAGTCCTTTATTAAACTGACTGAATGAATTAATTTATGATTCTTAAGATGAATCAATTACtttgtattaatatttaattctcTAAATCTTGACTGATTGTGCAAATACCTACTTTGACAGAATGGAAAATCTCCATACCTTATGGCTCCAGAGGAATGAAATAAACTCTTTGCCAGAAACCATTGGTAATATGAAAAATCTTAGTACTCTTGTTCTTAGCAACAACAAACTTAAGAATATTCCTGCTTGTATGAAGCAGATGACAAATCTGAGGTAAGAAAAAGctgcataaataaaaatgctagcAAATAAGTTTTAAAGCTTCCCCTAAGTTGTGTATCATTTAAAGAACATAAGCTATGATAGATACAGCCCCAAAGGTGAATGGAGACTGTAATACATGTTCTCATTTCCGAAAGGCCCAGATGCTAACTTCTAATTGGCCTTATATATTGCTCCCTAAATCCAAGAGCCAGGAGGAAAGATAGGTGTTGAACATGAAAAAGATGAAGTACAATGTTGGCACTGCAAAGCCAAACActcagaactgaagaaaaaagtatcACCTGTAAGGATATGGATAAAACTCTTCTGTActagattagaaaaaaaaaatgaaagaacgTAAGTTGTTAATTGGTACAACTAGATTTTGTATTCTATGACAAACTTTCctgttatttgtgttttcatttagttattttacagaaaaaatattagtCTAAATAATCCCTAATCCAGTAAAGcaattcttctgttttcagaccATTTAGGAGGAAGCAGCATCTgtttaaacacacacatacaagcTCACCTGCCCAATGTAATCTTTAGTTTGTGAAAGGGGAGATGTAGGCTTTATCTGTCTACAATCTGTGTTCCCTGTGTAATGGTAGCTGTTGTAGAATGTAGTAGGTTGGGCGTGGAGGGACAGGCTCAGAGGTGTCATTTTCCTCAAGCAGAGAAATACCCAGCTTACAGTTCTTATTTGGCCCATTTCCTACAGCAGCTAAAATATCCTGAGCATGCTGTAGCAAAAAGCCCCTAAGGTAACCATCAGAAATAGAGTCAGGCACAGGTACATGTGGAATAGCTGAAAGGGGTGAACTGAGAACAGAGGAAGACTGGACTGGCTCTTGCCTTGCAAACTTAGGAGAACATCAGCACTTGCACCCTTGTTCATAACCCTGGTTATGAAAAGTAGATGAGGCTGACAGCTGGGAGAAGCCCAGAAGACTGCAACATTTTCTCCCACCACAATCAGCTACAGTTAATGTAAGAAGTCATCTTCATTTAGTTTACATAATTCTTCTCATATTGGTGGTTTCTATTAACTTGTAAGATAGCATCTGGAAAAAATACccttaaaattacttttcatttgtTCAAGATGTTGTCTGACGAATCTTAATTCagtttcaaaagcttttttctctGGACAAAACCTAGTGCAAGCATAACATTTTCCAATGAACTGTCAGATTTGTCAACTTCAGAGGCAATCCACTGGAGTTAGAGATCACACTCCCTCCGTGTGAGAATacagaagaggaggagcaaCAGGAAATGTACGGCATTGAATTCATGCACTTGTATATTCAGGagtcactgaagaaaacaggTATGGTTTCTTTCCAAATTCCAATCCCTCTGGAATAGAGTGATGAAGGATAAGAATAGTGGGAAGGATAAACTAGATAAAAGAAAACTAGGAGATATaaagaaaccaacaaaaaaagacGCCCAGTGGCAGTAATATCTAAAGCAACATATTCTATTTCTCTGTGCTTAAAGGTCACAGtaaaagaccaaaaaaacacttttgaacAGATGTGCAGGTAGCAGCTGTTACTTGCAAGGAACTTAATTAATTGAAGATGTGTTCTTCAtgaaggcttaaaaaaaaattgacatgGTCTTTAGAACCCTAAGCCAGCTTTTTAAAGTGGTATTTCCTAAATGAATATTCAAATTATCAAAAATACATCAagagtttaaaaatgaattttattccTTAATGAATTCCATTAGCAGCATGAGCTGATAAAACAAGTACTTTGGCCTACTTAAAATACAAAGCTATCCTGAactttaaactgaaaacaaactatGTTCATTTCTCTTATTTTAACCCATTGTCTTCCAGGAAATTTGGAGAGTTGCACTTCTGGTCCTTCTTCTATCATAACTGCTAATGATTAAAGAATGTAACTGAGTAGAAGAGAATAATGAATATACTTCTTCCTAACAATGAGGCCTACAACCAGTCTCAAGTATTcttagggatttttttccaataatgAGAACTGGATTGCGTAGTTGTAATTCCAAGTGAAACTGGGAACTATAAAACCGTTTTCTGAGTAGAGGAAAGactaaaacagttttttttttttttttgtaagcactAAATCTGCTTTTCAAGTGATCTAGACAGATTTTAGTTTGTCTTCTACCAATTCCAAATCTATATCCTATAATGTAGTTGGCTCTGGGACAGCAGTCAACAGGACATTCTCCAAGGATACAGCAGACTCTGTGTAATATTGTAGTGTAGCCCTGTATCCTCGTTGTTGTAAATATTTGATCCGTCCATGATCAATCAGCAGTTTACAGAGGGCACCAATCTCCTTTCGCTCTTCAATGGGTAGCCTAGTTTcacaaacaggagaaaaaaacagcatgtatTAGGAGAATAATTTTAATGAACATTAGCACTTATGCTTAGAAAAACTACTGAAATAACTATAAGTTCACTTCACCTCAGACAAGCatctcatttaaatattttaaaacttttgtctgttaaaactgattttttgaaGTAAAACGTTTTTATGAGTAATTAAAGTATTCCTGTAAAAACAAGTCTTGTTGAGGACCCCAAACCATTTCATGTTCTACCATatgtaattttgcttttctgctagAGTCTATattctaaacaaaaacaaaaaaaaacatcaccacATACCCTTGCAGAGTGTCAAAACCACTCTCTGTTTTGCTGTATGGTTGGTCATGTTCTTCTGTGTTGTTAGCGTGATCTTCACTTTCTTCACTAGTAGAGGTTACGGTTTCTCGCATGCCACAAGTGGCCCAGCTACTCAttctctgaaaataatgaaattctaCTGGTCCAAGTCCTACTGATTGGAAGAACTCTCTTCCTACATAGTGTGTCCAGTCACATTTGTGATGGCAACACAGTGCAATAACAATTCCAGCTACAGGCTTAACGtcttctttgttcctttcatTATCAGCTGAACTTTTAGCAGCCATTTCTGTCTTATCATTCTTAGGACGTTTTGCTGCAGgctcttcattttctccttcacagCAAGTTGCATAGCTTTCTACCAAACATCTCAAAGCgagatctagaaaaaaaaaaaacagatatacTGAAACTACTAGCAACGACCACCCTGCCTTTATTTATATCAGCTGTATCGCAGCTGGCAACGTACATCCCAAAAAGAATAGAAGTATGCATCACAAGccaaaaaacaactttgagaatactgaaaaattagAAGCATAGTTTGAAAACATAAAACCTAAAGCGCTAAATTAATATTATGAAACCTCTAGAGCTCCTAAGGGCTTATTCTCTTGAGTTCTCTTCTTCTACCCAAATCaagttgaaatattttggtTAATTGAGTGGTATATTGAAGGAGGATCTCTTCCCTATAAAACATGTCACTATTTGCTCTAAAAGTTTAATACCTAGGATATACTAATATATGCTTCTTAATGTTTATGTTACGTATACTTTTTAATAATATGTATACTTCTTAGATGTTCTGTATCATCTTTAACAGTACATATACAAGCATTAGAGTTGAGATGTCTCAAGTTAGTAGGCATGTAATTTTAGGAAAAGTGTATTAGTTCAAAGTTATGAGGACAGAAAAGAAGTTCTTATTTGTTTGGAATATGTACTTAGAGCCAATAcagttttagaaagaaaaatattttaggataGAGATGACAGTGTAAAGAAATAACTTTCAACAGTTGACAAGGAcaacccccacccccccattATTTGTTCTACTCTGTCATAAACTGAAGTACAATTTGGGTCTACTATTATCTATTTTCAGTTCCACTGCAGGCAACAGATATTTAGAATAGAATTCATCAATAGCGAGctagatggaaagaaaaagcataaaaacagtTTAGAAAATCGTTCCCTTCAGAATGTAAGACATAATATCCTAACTTCCTGCAGTTAACAAACATGTAATTCATACCTGTGGCAGCCCCACACAAATGTTTCCCAATTCCTACCACAGGTagtcttttcttctctaaaCTAGGTACCttatctgggaaaaaaacaaaacaaaacacaacctttttaaataaaaaataaactacccCCCCATTACTGTAGGGGgcagtgtgtgtatatatatttattttaatacaactTCAGCACACTTAACACAAGAATAAATAAACGTTTGATGCTACTAAAAATACAATGGTCTGCACATACTGTtactaaaatgattttttctaaGATGAAGGGAAGCAGATACAGTGGTTGAGAAGCACTATTCTTGAACAACTCAGCTTTGTATGAACAATGTATTTTAATGCTGTTATAAAGCaacacagttttgtttctgagcagcaacaaaaacaatgtATCAGTAAAATGATTACCAGAGAACTCTGGAATTAACTGTGGCCCAGAGAAAAACTTCGGTTAAATAGTAATGTAAATACTGTGccttttattaaaatgcagtatTAGAAATAAAGGATTTTGCATTTATACTAGAATAAATGCACTTAACCATTCCAGCCTTTCCATACTATTAAATGTAAGCACGACATTATGTATTAACAACTGTCTTTATGAGATGCATTAATCTACAGTATGTGTTTGCATATAAATGATATACAGAACTTGCTTCCCTCTGTACACCCAAAGATGTATAATCTTGCAACttctaaaaaaatctttcaagtgttttttgttttgttgtttttcatccacAACACTGTCCCATAAAtgtaaaaaagcagaaattttaagTCTGTTTGATAATTTTAAGATagtgatttttatatatacacacaccccCCATTAACAATACTAGGTAACCAGTAAGaaagaattttcaaaatgaGATACATTTAAATGTACTATTACATTGACTCAATATACAGAATTAAACcctttaattctgaaataaaggCTTAATTTTAAGTCTTACTTAAGCATAAGTGCTGAATATCAACTTGAAGCCTTTCAAATACAGAATCtctctttttatgttttccatCCACCTGTGTAAATGAAATAGATTCATTAAATATGGCCAGCCACTAATAATTACAGTTTTGCTGCAGCTAATAGTGCCacactttttgcttttaagtcAACATCTGCACCCTTCCAACATAAAa
The sequence above is drawn from the Anas acuta chromosome 8, bAnaAcu1.1, whole genome shotgun sequence genome and encodes:
- the TRMT13 gene encoding tRNA:m(4)X modification enzyme TRM13 homolog — translated: MAAKSSADNERNKEDVKPVAGIVIALCCHHKCDWTHYVGREFFQSVGLGPVEFHYFQRMSSWATCGMRETVTSTSEESEDHANNTEEHDQPYSKTESGFDTLQGLPIEERKEIGALCKLLIDHGRIKYLQQRGYRATLQYYTESAVSLENVLLTAVPEPTTL